The following are encoded together in the Tatumella ptyseos genome:
- a CDS encoding membrane-bound PQQ-dependent dehydrogenase, glucose/quinate/shikimate family, with translation MKGKLILLRIVSVLLLLTSIIMIAGGGYLLSLSGSSYYLIAGIFLLISAIQLFRRKSSGAILFFVVYIATILWTIHESGADYWGWVPRLSLLTVYGFLLALSLPTLQRQPSNKLSFGLAGIFVVIFAVAFGMAFVPTHVFNSGEALPQQPLVKTPTPSQAEQPDSDWTYYGRDADASRFSPLSQITPENVGQLKRAWTYRTGDLPAPGQVNKWAAENTPIKVGDAVYVCSARNNIIKLDAKTGKKIWEHDTGVKYESIPYTAACKGLSYYTSTQTPVGQACHTRLIVGTLDERLVAVDSETGQSCQNFGDKGQTNLLKGLGYTVPGFVAVTAPVPIINGTIVVNHEVLDGQRRWAPSGVIRGYDAETGQFKWAWDVNNPTDHKEPAAGKEYSRGTPNSWATMVGDNRLGLVYVPTGNSAADYYSKLRSANENKVSSSIVAIDVKTGDVRWVFQTVHKDVWDYDIGSQPTLFDFPGPNGSTIPAIIVPTKRGQTFVLNRETGKPLTPVEERPAPAAVVKEDPRAPTQPWSVGMPRLGLPDLSEKKMWGLTMFDQLACRIKFRQARYEGEFTPPSLDKPWIEYPGYNGGSDWGSVAYNPQNGVLIANWNNTPMYDQLITRNKADKLGLQSIDSPKYKPGGGGAEGNGAMADTPYAIQVSPFYLDSTQMLCNEPPYGMITAIDMHTRKVLWQHPLGSGEKNGPFGLPTHMPINVGTPNNGGPIITAGGLTFVAATTDNKIRAFDNRTGKEVWSDTLPAGGQATPMTYSAGGKQYLVIMAGGHHFMRTNVGDYVIAYTLPDNH, from the coding sequence ATGAAAGGTAAATTGATATTGCTAAGGATCGTGTCTGTCTTGTTGCTGCTCACCAGTATCATCATGATAGCGGGTGGGGGGTATTTACTCTCTTTATCAGGATCTTCATATTACTTAATTGCAGGGATCTTCCTGCTCATCAGTGCCATTCAGCTTTTCCGCCGCAAATCTTCCGGCGCAATACTGTTCTTTGTCGTCTACATTGCCACCATCCTTTGGACTATTCATGAGAGTGGTGCCGATTATTGGGGATGGGTACCGCGCTTATCTCTATTGACCGTTTACGGTTTCTTATTAGCACTAAGCCTGCCCACATTGCAGCGCCAACCCTCAAACAAGCTGAGTTTTGGCTTAGCAGGGATTTTTGTGGTGATTTTCGCCGTTGCCTTTGGCATGGCGTTTGTGCCGACCCATGTATTCAACTCGGGTGAAGCTCTACCACAACAACCTTTGGTGAAGACGCCGACTCCTTCACAAGCTGAACAGCCAGATAGCGATTGGACTTATTATGGTCGGGATGCTGATGCGTCGCGCTTCTCTCCTTTAAGCCAAATTACGCCAGAAAATGTCGGGCAACTGAAACGTGCTTGGACGTATCGGACTGGAGATTTACCCGCTCCAGGGCAAGTGAATAAATGGGCAGCTGAAAATACGCCCATTAAGGTAGGGGATGCGGTTTACGTCTGTTCTGCTCGTAACAATATCATTAAGTTGGATGCGAAAACCGGTAAAAAAATCTGGGAACATGATACTGGGGTGAAGTACGAGAGCATTCCTTACACTGCGGCATGTAAGGGGTTAAGCTATTACACCTCAACGCAAACACCCGTTGGCCAAGCTTGCCACACGCGTTTAATCGTCGGGACCTTGGATGAACGCCTCGTGGCCGTCGATAGTGAAACGGGTCAATCTTGTCAGAATTTTGGTGATAAAGGACAGACTAATTTACTGAAAGGTCTAGGTTATACCGTACCTGGTTTCGTTGCCGTGACCGCACCAGTGCCCATCATCAATGGCACTATCGTGGTTAACCACGAAGTCCTGGACGGACAACGCCGTTGGGCCCCTTCTGGTGTGATCCGTGGTTATGATGCGGAAACCGGCCAATTTAAATGGGCGTGGGATGTCAATAATCCGACGGATCATAAAGAGCCTGCCGCAGGGAAAGAATATAGCCGTGGTACCCCGAACTCTTGGGCAACAATGGTCGGGGATAATCGTCTGGGGCTAGTCTATGTTCCAACCGGTAACTCTGCTGCGGATTACTACAGCAAACTGCGCTCGGCGAATGAGAATAAGGTCTCCTCATCCATCGTCGCGATCGATGTGAAAACCGGTGACGTGCGTTGGGTCTTCCAAACCGTGCATAAAGATGTGTGGGATTACGATATTGGTTCACAACCTACCTTATTCGACTTCCCTGGTCCTAATGGATCGACGATCCCTGCGATAATAGTGCCGACTAAACGTGGCCAAACATTCGTACTGAATCGTGAAACGGGCAAACCCCTGACACCAGTAGAAGAAAGACCGGCCCCTGCTGCAGTGGTTAAAGAGGATCCTCGAGCACCTACGCAGCCTTGGTCAGTCGGTATGCCACGTTTGGGGCTACCTGATTTGAGTGAGAAAAAAATGTGGGGCTTAACGATGTTTGATCAGCTAGCCTGTCGCATTAAGTTCCGCCAAGCGCGTTACGAAGGTGAATTTACGCCTCCGAGCTTAGATAAGCCATGGATTGAGTACCCTGGGTACAACGGCGGCAGCGACTGGGGCAGTGTGGCCTACAACCCACAAAATGGGGTACTGATCGCTAACTGGAATAATACGCCGATGTATGACCAGTTAATTACCCGTAATAAAGCCGATAAATTGGGTCTGCAATCTATCGATTCACCGAAGTATAAGCCTGGCGGCGGTGGCGCAGAAGGTAATGGTGCGATGGCTGATACACCTTATGCGATTCAAGTCTCTCCGTTCTATTTAGATAGCACGCAGATGCTTTGTAATGAACCGCCTTACGGCATGATTACCGCGATCGATATGCATACCCGTAAGGTGTTATGGCAACATCCGTTAGGAAGTGGCGAGAAGAATGGACCATTTGGCCTGCCTACTCATATGCCGATTAATGTGGGGACCCCGAACAACGGAGGACCGATCATTACAGCAGGGGGACTGACCTTTGTTGCCGCAACGACGGATAATAAAATTCGTGCTTTCGATAACCGTACAGGCAAAGAAGTATGGAGCGATACCTTACCGGCGGGTGGACAAGCCACTCCAATGACCTATTCCGCAGGCGGTAAGCAATATCTGGTCATCATGGCCGGAGGTCACCACTTCATGCGGACTAATGTGGGCGATTACGTTATTGCCTACACCCTTCCTGATAACCACTAA
- a CDS encoding SDR family oxidoreductase, whose protein sequence is MVKKVEIHAQSQKLPGSEAKLSPKAEMIREDYRGSGKLTGKVALVTGGDSGIGRSAALHFAREGADVAITYLPNNDDEAADARSIKALIEQEGQQCAIYPVDLRKAENCRKLIADVVEAFGKLNILVNNAGTQYPNEDLTTLSDEQWLNTFDTNIHSIFFLTKAALPHLKEDDSIINTTSVNAYIGPQMLIDYTATKGAIVSFTRALSNQIAGKGIRVNAVAPGPVWTPLQPATLGDYNPELLENFGHETPMGRAGQPSELGPIYVFLASLDSSYISGQVIHPNGGTMVGG, encoded by the coding sequence ATGGTCAAGAAAGTTGAAATTCACGCGCAATCACAAAAATTACCCGGTTCTGAAGCAAAATTGTCTCCTAAAGCGGAAATGATCCGCGAAGATTACCGTGGTAGCGGCAAGCTCACAGGAAAAGTTGCCTTAGTCACCGGTGGCGATAGTGGCATTGGTCGTTCTGCTGCCTTACATTTCGCTCGCGAAGGCGCTGATGTAGCTATCACTTATCTACCGAACAACGATGATGAAGCCGCTGATGCACGTTCAATCAAAGCCTTGATTGAACAGGAAGGCCAACAATGCGCAATCTATCCTGTCGATCTTCGTAAAGCCGAAAATTGCCGTAAGCTTATCGCCGACGTCGTGGAAGCTTTTGGTAAATTAAATATCCTCGTTAACAACGCCGGTACGCAATACCCGAACGAAGACCTTACCACATTAAGCGACGAGCAGTGGCTCAATACCTTTGATACGAATATCCATAGCATCTTCTTCCTGACCAAAGCGGCCCTGCCACACTTGAAGGAAGATGACAGCATTATTAACACGACTTCAGTCAACGCCTACATCGGTCCGCAAATGTTGATCGATTACACTGCGACCAAAGGGGCAATTGTTAGCTTTACTCGTGCGCTATCTAACCAGATTGCTGGAAAAGGCATTCGTGTTAATGCGGTAGCTCCTGGTCCAGTCTGGACACCGTTACAGCCTGCAACCCTGGGCGATTACAATCCTGAACTGCTGGAAAACTTTGGTCACGAAACGCCAATGGGACGTGCAGGACAACCGTCTGAACTTGGCCCTATTTATGTTTTCCTCGCCAGCCTAGACTCTTCTTACATCAGTGGTCAGGTGATTCACCCCAACGGCGGCACCATGGTAGGTGGCTGA
- a CDS encoding AGE family epimerase/isomerase codes for MLFTQFSHSWLSQEYHHHWLEDQGRQLLAFYKRARCERGGFTALDDKGYQAKDSQPDTMQTARMTHCFALASLQGEPGAAELAQWGVDSLLGVLKDSQHGGWLSTLPEKVADERKASYLHVFVTLAGCSASLAGIPRADELYQQAVETLETYFWMADEKALCESYTRDWQDREAYRGGNSNMHCTELFLQLADFTENPIWRARALAIVDKVIHQHAPANNYFLAEHFHEDWQEWHDYNKDKPTDSFHPYGVTPGHASEWARLLLHLEAALQAAGEPVPEWLLTDAKGLFHAGMDHGWHVDGTPGIVYTHDWEGKPVAHSRVHWTLAESCGTAASLLKRTGEQVYEEWYRRLWDYIGCYLIDTQNGSWWQELDPQQHPSTEIWSGKPDLYHAWQLTQISRLPLTPMIGLSIKNGHHQR; via the coding sequence ATGCTATTTACGCAATTTAGTCACAGTTGGCTAAGCCAGGAATATCATCATCACTGGTTAGAAGATCAAGGCCGACAATTACTGGCATTCTATAAGCGCGCCAGATGCGAACGCGGCGGCTTTACGGCGCTCGACGATAAAGGCTATCAGGCGAAAGATAGCCAACCGGACACCATGCAAACTGCGCGTATGACGCACTGCTTTGCCTTGGCTTCATTACAGGGAGAGCCTGGGGCCGCGGAGTTGGCACAGTGGGGAGTGGATTCGCTACTCGGCGTATTAAAAGATTCTCAGCACGGTGGTTGGTTGAGTACCTTGCCCGAAAAGGTTGCGGATGAACGTAAAGCATCCTATCTGCATGTTTTCGTGACATTGGCCGGATGCAGTGCCAGTCTCGCAGGGATTCCACGGGCTGATGAACTCTATCAGCAAGCGGTCGAGACGCTAGAAACCTATTTCTGGATGGCAGACGAAAAAGCCTTATGTGAAAGTTATACCCGCGACTGGCAAGATCGTGAAGCTTATCGCGGTGGTAACAGCAACATGCACTGTACCGAACTGTTCTTACAGTTGGCGGACTTTACCGAAAATCCAATTTGGCGGGCTCGTGCTCTCGCGATTGTCGATAAAGTAATCCATCAGCATGCTCCGGCCAACAACTATTTCTTGGCCGAACACTTTCACGAAGATTGGCAAGAGTGGCATGATTACAATAAGGATAAACCAACCGATAGTTTCCATCCTTATGGGGTTACGCCAGGCCATGCGAGTGAATGGGCGAGGCTTCTGTTACATCTTGAGGCCGCATTGCAAGCTGCAGGGGAACCGGTTCCAGAGTGGTTGCTTACGGATGCTAAGGGGTTATTTCACGCAGGAATGGATCATGGCTGGCATGTCGACGGGACACCTGGCATCGTCTATACCCACGACTGGGAAGGCAAGCCGGTCGCCCATAGCCGAGTCCACTGGACCTTAGCTGAAAGCTGTGGTACTGCGGCCAGTCTACTTAAACGTACCGGAGAGCAGGTTTACGAAGAGTGGTATCGGCGTCTGTGGGACTACATCGGTTGCTACCTGATCGATACCCAGAATGGCAGCTGGTGGCAAGAGTTGGATCCGCAGCAGCATCCTTCCACTGAGATATGGTCAGGAAAACCTGACTTGTATCACGCGTGGCAGCTCACTCAAATTTCTCGCCTCCCCTTAACACCGATGATAGGTTTGTCCATTAAAAACGGGCATCATCAACGTTAA
- a CDS encoding heavy metal translocating P-type ATPase has translation MSSQLSATRRSSPPTLQLTVEGMSCASCVGRVERVLAAQPGVEQASVNLATERATIVGNVTAESIAQAVTAAGYPAKVFVDAAKTRALQQQKKQRHIKALQRNVWIAVVLTLPIFIVEMAMHLSHTLQILVDDYLPAPGRWVAEAVLSTLVLVGPGRQFYRLGLPALWHRAPDMNALVAIGTLAAWGYSLFATFAPQWLPAQSIHVYYEAAAMIVCLVLIGRLLEARAKGKTSQAMQRLLQLQPNVAHRWHNEQSEEVATESLVLGDIVEVRPGEKIPIDGEVVTGESHVEESMVTGEPLAVRKGPGDTLTGGTLNQQGYLRFKVTATGEQTVLAQIVQAVEQAQAAKLPIQGVVDKVTLWFVPVVFVAALLTLIGWLYFAPQGGISLAIVNAVAVLIIACPCAMGLATPTSIMVATGRAAEKGILFRQGRALQQLRETTLIAFDKTGTLTEGQPALTDIQPADGYRTEQLLAYAAAVERYSEHPLASAIVKAAEAQQLERLSATDFTTHSGMGVSAWVQGKRVDIGAQRYLHSLSIVSSDLDALATHYAEQGKSPFYIAIGEQLAGIIAVADPIKATSREVVSRLQTQGITVAMVTGDNRLTAQAVAKQLGISEVVAEVKPQGKVEAIQNWQQRFTGVSFVGDGINDAPALAAADVGIALGSGTDIAMESADVVLMSDSLTNVLNAQHVSQMTMANIHQNLFWAFIYNLVLIPVAAGALYPTFGIQLSPILAAGAMALSSVFVLGNALRLKRMTFVH, from the coding sequence ATGTCCAGTCAATTATCAGCCACTCGCCGTTCATCTCCACCCACCCTACAACTCACGGTTGAAGGGATGTCTTGTGCAAGCTGTGTCGGACGCGTGGAGCGTGTATTAGCCGCTCAACCCGGCGTAGAGCAAGCGAGTGTCAATTTGGCGACTGAGCGCGCCACTATTGTCGGTAATGTGACAGCGGAAAGTATCGCGCAGGCAGTCACTGCCGCTGGGTATCCAGCCAAAGTCTTTGTCGATGCAGCGAAGACTCGCGCCTTACAACAGCAAAAAAAACAACGCCATATTAAGGCATTACAACGCAATGTCTGGATTGCTGTCGTACTCACGCTGCCTATTTTCATTGTAGAGATGGCGATGCACCTGAGCCATACACTACAGATTTTGGTTGATGACTACCTTCCCGCACCAGGACGATGGGTCGCAGAGGCGGTGCTATCAACCCTTGTGTTAGTGGGTCCTGGCCGACAATTTTACCGTTTAGGCTTACCTGCGCTGTGGCATCGAGCACCGGATATGAACGCCCTCGTCGCCATAGGAACCCTTGCCGCATGGGGCTATTCGCTCTTTGCAACCTTTGCCCCGCAGTGGCTCCCAGCACAGAGTATTCACGTTTATTACGAAGCGGCCGCGATGATCGTCTGCTTAGTGCTTATTGGCCGCTTACTCGAGGCTCGTGCAAAAGGCAAAACGTCACAAGCGATGCAGCGATTACTGCAACTGCAACCTAATGTTGCCCATCGCTGGCACAATGAACAAAGCGAAGAGGTGGCTACCGAGAGTCTGGTGCTGGGTGATATCGTTGAAGTCAGACCGGGAGAGAAGATCCCAATTGATGGCGAAGTCGTTACGGGAGAGAGCCACGTAGAGGAATCAATGGTGACTGGTGAACCGCTCGCCGTGCGTAAAGGTCCCGGTGACACTTTGACGGGTGGTACCCTAAATCAACAAGGCTATTTACGCTTCAAGGTGACGGCGACGGGAGAGCAGACCGTCTTGGCACAGATCGTTCAGGCTGTCGAACAAGCTCAAGCTGCGAAACTGCCCATCCAAGGCGTCGTTGATAAAGTTACCCTGTGGTTTGTACCGGTGGTCTTTGTTGCAGCCTTGCTAACCTTAATTGGCTGGCTCTACTTTGCGCCACAAGGCGGCATCAGTCTTGCTATCGTCAATGCTGTCGCCGTCCTCATTATAGCCTGCCCTTGTGCCATGGGCTTAGCCACTCCGACTTCCATCATGGTCGCCACCGGCCGCGCCGCAGAAAAAGGGATCTTATTCCGCCAAGGCAGGGCCTTGCAGCAGCTTCGTGAAACGACGCTGATCGCTTTCGATAAGACAGGCACCTTAACCGAAGGACAGCCAGCGCTCACCGATATCCAACCGGCTGATGGTTACCGCACAGAACAGCTACTGGCCTATGCTGCCGCGGTTGAGCGTTACTCTGAACACCCACTGGCCAGTGCAATAGTGAAGGCCGCAGAGGCCCAGCAGCTTGAACGACTGTCCGCAACAGATTTCACCACCCACAGCGGAATGGGGGTGAGTGCTTGGGTGCAGGGTAAGCGGGTCGATATCGGTGCTCAACGTTATCTACACAGCCTGTCTATCGTATCCAGCGATCTCGACGCCCTTGCGACACATTACGCTGAACAGGGTAAAAGTCCGTTTTATATCGCGATTGGCGAACAGCTGGCTGGGATTATCGCCGTTGCCGACCCGATTAAAGCGACGAGCCGAGAGGTGGTAAGTCGGTTACAAACTCAGGGGATTACGGTGGCGATGGTCACCGGCGATAACCGTCTTACTGCACAAGCGGTGGCGAAGCAGCTCGGTATCAGCGAAGTGGTTGCCGAGGTCAAACCCCAAGGGAAGGTCGAGGCGATTCAAAATTGGCAGCAACGCTTTACCGGTGTCAGTTTTGTGGGTGATGGAATAAATGATGCTCCCGCTCTCGCGGCAGCGGATGTAGGGATCGCCTTAGGTAGCGGTACAGATATCGCAATGGAATCTGCCGATGTGGTGCTGATGTCTGATTCATTGACGAATGTGCTGAACGCGCAGCATGTGTCGCAAATGACAATGGCCAATATTCATCAGAATTTGTTTTGGGCTTTTATTTACAACTTAGTACTTATCCCCGTTGCCGCGGGAGCACTCTATCCTACCTTTGGGATACAACTTTCGCCTATCCTTGCCGCTGGGGCAATGGCACTGTCTAGTGTGTTTGTATTAGGTAATGCCTTACGCTTGAAACGTATGACTTTTGTTCATTAA
- a CDS encoding ArsR/SmtB family transcription factor yields the protein MRTDPCTEPHTADLPALPVLSSQDIALLADTFKLLGDPSRLRILLQCLTQPAAVNDIAEALQLSQSLVSHHLRLLKAARLVIGERSARHVYYRVADNHVSHVLRDMAIHLTEETTQD from the coding sequence ATGCGTACTGATCCATGTACTGAACCGCACACTGCCGATCTGCCAGCGTTACCCGTACTCAGTAGCCAAGACATTGCTTTACTGGCAGACACATTTAAATTATTAGGTGATCCCTCACGTTTACGCATTTTGCTACAATGCCTGACGCAGCCCGCTGCAGTGAACGACATCGCAGAGGCATTACAGCTGTCACAATCGTTGGTCAGTCATCACTTGCGTCTGTTGAAAGCTGCTCGATTGGTGATTGGCGAACGCAGTGCTCGCCATGTCTATTACCGTGTCGCCGACAATCATGTCAGTCATGTACTGCGGGATATGGCTATCCACCTGACAGAAGAAACGACGCAAGATTAA
- a CDS encoding cation diffusion facilitator family transporter — translation MSSHSHHHDHDHHHDHDHSHVPKVNQANQKKVLLSFVLIFTFMIVEFVGGVYAGSLALMADAGHMLTDAFALALAWAAFYFGQRQPNNRLTFGYIRFEVLASLFNAMTLFLIAIFIIYEAWQRLTTPATVMPWPMFIVACAGLVINLVVLWIMTRGETENVNIKGVILHVIGDLLGSFAAIVAAVVIGLTGWAPIDPILSVLVAVLILRGAWKLIKKTSHILLEGAPDEAAPSLISAHLLAKIPGLGEVSHIHVWQISTGYTLATLHIRAVDDAQAKQVVRAVEIALQEKFSIGHSTIAIDWADEPSSTQCLLNETNAHHDCTETSHSH, via the coding sequence ATGTCATCTCACTCTCACCACCATGACCACGATCATCACCATGATCATGATCACTCTCATGTGCCAAAAGTAAATCAAGCCAATCAGAAGAAAGTGCTCCTTTCGTTTGTGCTGATTTTTACCTTTATGATTGTCGAATTTGTGGGAGGGGTGTATGCCGGCTCGCTTGCATTGATGGCGGATGCGGGGCATATGTTGACCGATGCTTTCGCCCTTGCACTCGCATGGGCCGCCTTCTATTTCGGGCAACGTCAGCCGAATAACAGACTCACTTTCGGGTATATTCGCTTTGAAGTACTGGCAAGTTTATTTAATGCCATGACACTGTTCTTAATCGCGATATTCATTATCTATGAAGCATGGCAACGCCTTACTACACCTGCCACGGTCATGCCTTGGCCTATGTTTATCGTCGCCTGTGCCGGGCTGGTAATTAATCTGGTAGTGCTGTGGATTATGACGCGTGGCGAAACCGAAAACGTGAATATTAAAGGGGTTATTTTACATGTGATTGGCGATTTGCTGGGTTCATTCGCGGCGATCGTTGCGGCAGTGGTCATTGGTCTGACCGGCTGGGCGCCAATCGATCCAATACTCTCGGTACTGGTTGCAGTGTTAATTTTACGCGGGGCTTGGAAACTGATCAAAAAGACCTCGCATATCCTACTAGAGGGGGCGCCAGATGAGGCTGCACCAAGCTTAATCAGTGCTCATCTGTTAGCGAAAATTCCTGGGCTGGGCGAAGTGTCACATATCCATGTCTGGCAGATCAGTACCGGTTATACACTGGCCACCCTACATATTCGGGCAGTGGACGATGCCCAGGCCAAGCAGGTTGTGCGGGCGGTAGAAATAGCTTTGCAGGAAAAATTCTCTATCGGCCATAGTACCATTGCGATTGATTGGGCAGACGAGCCCTCTTCAACCCAGTGTCTGTTGAATGAGACGAACGCGCATCATGACTGTACTGAAACGTCTCATTCACATTAA
- a CDS encoding YoaK family protein, which translates to MLIDKKSGRTGNEDRQLAVALAGCAGMLNVLALGAFGLFPSNMTGNATQLSQELLQWDKLEMIPLILLLTCFLAGAFTSRVAVSFAKKLNVRTIYAHILLIEGILLIAPVVVGFWYPQDLQHGYYLFGLSFLLGAHNATSTQLSQGKVRTTHVTGTLTDAGIVLANLLLHPIMRHPPAQMKQFRYLLSVYVTSFISFFIGGLIGILGYEWFGMNAFILAGSILLAVSLLTLIRVLCRKRTKAFQGCSAER; encoded by the coding sequence ATGCTTATAGATAAAAAATCTGGCCGTACCGGTAACGAAGACCGCCAGCTTGCCGTAGCGTTAGCGGGATGCGCAGGAATGCTGAATGTATTGGCATTGGGGGCGTTTGGTCTGTTCCCCTCGAATATGACGGGCAATGCGACACAGCTTTCTCAAGAGTTATTACAGTGGGATAAATTAGAGATGATCCCACTCATTTTACTGCTTACCTGTTTTCTAGCAGGCGCCTTTACTTCACGGGTTGCGGTATCCTTTGCGAAAAAATTGAATGTTCGGACTATTTACGCACATATCTTGTTAATCGAAGGCATACTGCTTATTGCCCCAGTCGTCGTTGGCTTCTGGTATCCCCAAGACTTACAGCACGGCTACTATCTATTTGGCTTAAGCTTTCTGCTCGGTGCGCATAACGCGACTTCCACCCAGCTTTCGCAAGGGAAAGTACGCACCACGCATGTGACAGGTACTTTAACCGATGCAGGGATTGTATTGGCTAACCTGCTGTTGCACCCGATCATGCGCCATCCTCCGGCACAAATGAAGCAGTTCCGTTATCTCCTGAGCGTCTATGTGACCTCATTCATTTCCTTCTTTATAGGGGGATTGATCGGTATTTTAGGTTACGAATGGTTTGGGATGAATGCCTTTATTCTTGCAGGATCCATCTTACTTGCCGTCTCCTTACTGACCTTGATCCGCGTGCTGTGCCGTAAACGGACAAAAGCTTTTCAAGGATGCTCTGCAGAGCGTTAA
- a CDS encoding SemiSWEET family sugar transporter: MKNIFIVAITIALALISIAVLTPWPVWLGTLAAWVTTGSFCLQVLHIVKNKETKALSLGMWSALFFGVACWTGYGLRVHDIPVMMANGITALLAITVIGLKLWLERPRLIKRGRRIRRMHRVVLKPRIYSLRPLQRTLNARAAKKSKKSQSATELTD; this comes from the coding sequence ATGAAAAATATTTTTATTGTTGCGATAACTATTGCTCTAGCGTTGATATCGATAGCGGTTCTTACTCCCTGGCCTGTATGGCTGGGGACATTAGCAGCTTGGGTGACTACCGGGTCGTTTTGCCTTCAAGTACTTCATATCGTTAAAAATAAAGAAACTAAAGCCCTTTCTTTAGGCATGTGGTCTGCACTGTTCTTCGGCGTCGCCTGCTGGACGGGGTATGGCTTACGCGTCCACGATATCCCTGTCATGATGGCAAACGGCATTACCGCTCTGCTCGCTATCACGGTGATCGGCTTAAAATTATGGTTAGAACGACCACGCTTAATTAAACGAGGTCGCCGGATTCGTCGAATGCACCGTGTTGTATTAAAACCACGAATATATAGCTTGCGTCCTTTACAACGAACGCTTAACGCTCGCGCGGCTAAGAAAAGTAAGAAAAGTCAGTCTGCTACTGAACTTACTGATTAA
- the dalD gene encoding D-arabinitol 4-dehydrogenase, protein MQTSSHSTPSHQSTWLHLGAGAFHRAHQSWYLNELHKLGDTRWSLALGNIRNSSSQATLDQLGRQQGVYTLEVISPDGDIDYQTITAIKKVIRWDENLSQLIEVGADPETKLISFTVTEGGYFLKDDGHLDLNHPVIVQELAESNAISTVYGVLVAILRQRLATQAGPITLLNCDNLRHNGDCLRTGLNEYIAALGDKALAAWCESSISTPNSMVDRITPQTDETLLERLAEQGIDNDQVPVACEAFSQWVIEDDFIAGRPELERVGVEFVEDVLPFEEAKIRVLNASHSGIAWAGALLGAQSIDESLTPQVQEWIRHYIAQDVTAALPKGQIDLDEYCKTTLHRFSNAKVRDTNQRVSSDSIAKLQQFILPTLKTRYQQGEVPKATLVLVALWYLFMQRRAAGTLPFEYQDRAIESVPFDSIFAEEDSLKAFAQSSALMGSLAEHPTFTEDLRGAVKQVESTLGESL, encoded by the coding sequence TTGCAAACTTCATCACACAGTACACCTTCACACCAATCAACATGGCTACATTTAGGCGCGGGCGCTTTTCATCGTGCGCACCAAAGCTGGTATCTTAACGAACTTCATAAACTGGGTGATACCCGCTGGTCACTCGCTCTAGGTAATATTCGTAACAGCTCAAGCCAAGCCACGCTTGATCAGCTTGGTCGTCAACAAGGTGTTTATACCCTTGAAGTCATTAGCCCTGATGGCGATATCGATTATCAAACCATCACCGCAATAAAAAAAGTGATCCGTTGGGATGAAAATTTATCGCAACTCATCGAAGTGGGTGCGGATCCTGAAACAAAACTTATCTCTTTCACCGTAACCGAAGGCGGTTATTTCTTGAAAGATGATGGGCATCTTGACCTAAATCATCCCGTCATCGTTCAAGAGTTAGCGGAATCCAATGCTATTTCTACGGTCTACGGTGTACTTGTGGCGATTTTACGGCAACGTTTAGCGACACAAGCTGGTCCCATTACCTTACTCAATTGCGATAACCTGCGTCACAATGGCGATTGCCTGCGTACCGGGCTCAATGAGTATATCGCGGCATTAGGTGATAAGGCGTTAGCCGCATGGTGCGAAAGCTCGATCAGTACACCAAATAGCATGGTCGACCGTATCACCCCTCAAACTGACGAGACACTGCTTGAGCGGTTGGCCGAGCAAGGCATCGATAACGACCAAGTCCCGGTTGCATGCGAAGCGTTCTCACAATGGGTAATCGAAGATGATTTCATCGCCGGTCGTCCAGAGCTTGAGCGGGTGGGCGTTGAATTTGTCGAAGATGTCCTGCCCTTTGAAGAAGCTAAGATCCGTGTGCTCAATGCGAGTCATAGCGGGATTGCTTGGGCTGGGGCGTTGCTGGGAGCGCAATCTATTGACGAAAGTCTGACGCCGCAGGTTCAAGAGTGGATCCGTCACTATATCGCGCAAGACGTTACCGCAGCCCTACCGAAAGGACAGATCGACCTCGATGAATACTGTAAAACGACGCTCCATCGTTTCAGTAACGCTAAGGTACGCGATACCAACCAGCGCGTGTCGTCTGATAGCATTGCCAAGTTACAGCAATTTATTTTGCCTACCCTTAAAACACGCTATCAACAAGGAGAAGTCCCCAAGGCGACGCTAGTATTAGTCGCATTGTGGTATCTCTTTATGCAACGCCGCGCGGCGGGAACGCTTCCTTTTGAATACCAAGATAGGGCGATTGAGAGTGTTCCTTTCGACAGCATCTTTGCTGAAGAGGATAGCCTCAAAGCGTTTGCTCAATCCTCCGCCTTGATGGGCAGCTTAGCCGAACATCCGACCTTCACAGAGGATTTACGTGGGGCGGTGAAGCAGGTTGAAAGCACTTTAGGGGAATCCCTATAA